A stretch of the Alosa alosa isolate M-15738 ecotype Scorff River chromosome 16, AALO_Geno_1.1, whole genome shotgun sequence genome encodes the following:
- the LOC125309323 gene encoding alpha-amylase-like, with translation MKLKARWCLLALGLGLSHYHCSTTCGTTSIVHLFEWRWRDIAEECENYLGPNGFDAVQISPPSENVVVAQPWRPWWERYQPISYKLCSRSGTEQELRDMISRCNKAGVKIYADVVINHMCSASAGEGRRSTCGSYFNASKEEFPSVPYSASHFNDDKCTTASGNIENYQDIYQVRDCRLVGLLDLAHRKEHVRERVASYMNSLLDMGVAGFRVDACKHMWPQDLNAIYGQLHNLNTEWFPEGSRPFIYQEVIDLGGEPIKASEYSGLGHVTEFKYGAKLGSVIRRWNRDKLADLKTFGESWGLMPSNQALVFVDNHDNQRGHGAGGTSILTFWEPRMYKMAVAFMLAHPYGVTRLMSSYRWDRRLLDGKDQNDWMGPPSYPDGSTKPVPINPDGSCGGDWVCEHRWHQIRNMVTFRNVAHGQPLSNWWDNGENQIAFGRGDRGFIVINNDDCTLDASLQTGMPAGCYCDVISGQRTAAGTGCTGKRITVGEDGRARFSIKASEEDPFVAIHSGSKL, from the exons TTGGCACTGGGTCTTGGCCTGTCTCACTACCACTGCAGCACCACATGTGGGACAACATCAATTGTCCATCTGTTTGAATGGCGCTGGAGAGACATAGCTGAAGAATGTGAGAACTATCTTGGTCCTAACGGCTTTGATGCTGTGCAG ATTTCCCCTCCTAGTGAGAACGTTGTGGTGGCCCAGCCGTGGAGACCTTGGTGGGAGAGATATCAGCCAATCAGCTACAAGCTCTGCTCCAGGTCGGGTACGGAACAGGAGCTACGGGACATGATCTCCAGATGCAACAAAGCTGGG GTGAAGATCTACGCGGACGTAGTCATCAATCACATGTGCTCGGCAAGCGCAGGGGAAGGCAGGCGCTCGACCTGTGGATCATACTTCAATGCCAGCAAAGAGGAGTTCCCATCTGTGCCCTACTCAGCTTCCCACTTCAACGATGACAAATGCACCACCGCGAGTGGAAATATTGAGAATTACCAAGACATTTATCAG GTGCGTGACTGCCGTCTGGTGGGGCTGCTGGACCTTGCCCATCGTAAGGAGCATGTGAGGGAGCGGGTGGCCAGCTACATGAACTCCCTACTGGATATGGGGGTGGCCGGTTTCAGGGTGGATGCCTGCAAGCACATGTGGCCGCAGGACCTGAACGCAATCTACGGCCAACTGCACAATCTCAACACGGAGTGGTTTCCAGAAGGTTCCAGACCTTTCATTTACCAAGAG GTCATTGACCTTGGTGGGGAACCCATAAAGGCAAGCGAATACTCTGGGCTTGGCCATGTAACAGAGTTCAAATACGGAGCTAAGCTAGGATCTGTCATTCGCAGATGGAACAGAGACAAGCTCGCTGACCTTAA GACCTTTGGAGAAAGCTGGGGACTGATGCCTTCCAACCAAGCCCTGGTGTTTGTGGATAACCATGACAACCAGAGAGGGCATGGAGCAGGAGGGACATCTATTTTGACGTTCTGGGAGCCAAG AATGTACAAAATGGCCGTGGCCTTCATGCTGGCTCATCCTTACGGCGTGACCAGACTGATGTCGAGCTACCGCTGGGACCGCCGTCTGCTGGACGGGAAG GATCAGAACGACTGGATGGGCCCTCCCAGCTATCCGGACGGCTCCACCAAGCCCGTCCCCATCAACCCCGACGGCAGCTGTGGAGGGGACTGGGTGTGCGAACACAGATGGCATCAAATCAG GAATATGGTAACCTTCCGGAATGTGGCCCATGGGCAGCCGTTATCCAACTGGTGGGACAATGGTGAGAACCAGATTGCTTTTGGGCGAGGAGATCGCGGATTCATAGTCATCAACAACGATGATTG CACTCTGGACGCCTCACTGCAGACGGGCATGCCTGCCGGGTGCTACTGCGATGTGATCTCTGGCCAGAGGACTGCTGCCGGCACGGGCTGCACAGGGAAGCGGATCACCGTAGGGGAAGATGGAAGAGCCCGTTTTTCCATCAAGGCCTCCGAAGAGGACCCCTTTGTTGCCATCCACTCAGGCTCAAAGTTGTGA